One part of the Marinobacterium rhizophilum genome encodes these proteins:
- a CDS encoding cytochrome-c peroxidase, producing MVAVVLGVLAPLALAAGGGESGLDHRRQALESLGQALFFDTRLSRNRSQSCASCHDPARGFADPGNNGLAGAVSLGDDGHSLGDRNAPSAAYAAFTPGFHRDSAGRYVGGQFWDGRAPSLEEQAKGPPLNPIEMGLPDMAAVRARLQENPFYVSRFTELFGSQSLASDAVAFEAMASSIAAFERSAVLSPFDSRYDRYLRGEYRMTEQEELGRTLFFSQQFTNCNQCHQLRESALADDETFSNYQYHNIGVPVNTAVRALNGTAPDRVDEGLLNNPLVTDISERGKFRTPSLRNVAVTGPYMHNGVFADLETVVRFYNSYNSKSAASKINPETGQPWGRPEVPANLSLTELEHGPALDTRRIAALVAFLETLTDQRYEALLD from the coding sequence GTGGTTGCAGTTGTATTGGGCGTGCTGGCCCCCCTGGCCCTTGCCGCCGGGGGCGGGGAGAGCGGTCTCGACCATCGGCGCCAGGCGCTGGAATCCCTCGGTCAGGCGCTGTTCTTCGATACCCGCCTGTCGCGCAACCGCAGCCAGTCCTGCGCCAGCTGCCATGACCCGGCCCGGGGCTTTGCCGACCCGGGCAACAATGGGCTGGCAGGCGCGGTATCCCTGGGGGACGATGGTCACTCCCTGGGTGATCGAAATGCACCGAGCGCCGCCTATGCCGCCTTCACGCCCGGGTTCCACCGCGACAGCGCAGGGCGCTATGTTGGTGGACAGTTCTGGGACGGCCGGGCGCCAAGCCTGGAAGAGCAGGCCAAGGGGCCGCCGCTCAATCCTATCGAGATGGGATTGCCTGATATGGCCGCGGTGCGAGCACGCCTGCAGGAAAATCCGTTCTATGTCTCCCGCTTTACTGAGCTGTTCGGATCACAGAGCCTGGCCAGCGATGCCGTGGCGTTCGAGGCGATGGCCAGCAGTATCGCCGCCTTTGAGCGCAGTGCGGTCCTGTCGCCTTTTGATTCGCGCTACGACCGTTACCTGCGCGGTGAATACCGCATGACCGAGCAGGAAGAGCTGGGCCGCACACTGTTTTTCTCGCAGCAGTTCACCAACTGTAACCAGTGCCATCAATTGCGTGAATCGGCCCTGGCCGATGACGAAACCTTCTCGAATTACCAGTACCACAACATTGGCGTGCCGGTGAATACGGCAGTGCGGGCGCTTAACGGTACAGCACCGGACAGGGTCGATGAGGGGTTGCTGAATAACCCCCTGGTCACTGATATATCTGAGCGTGGCAAGTTCCGCACACCGAGCCTGCGCAACGTCGCGGTGACCGGCCCCTATATGCACAACGGTGTTTTCGCGGATCTGGAAACGGTGGTGCGGTTCTACAACAGCTACAACAGTAAGAGCGCGGCCAGCAAGATCAACCCCGAAACCGGCCAGCCGTGGGGCAGGCCGGAAGTGCCGGCAAACCTGTCGCTCACCGAGCTTGAGCATGGCCCGGCGCTCGATACCAGGCGCATTGCCGCGCTGGTGGCGTTTCTTGAGACGCTCACGGATCAGCGTTACGAAGCGCTGCTGGACTGA
- the mdoH gene encoding glucans biosynthesis glucosyltransferase MdoH: MTAQSAPVDVVDASAATPWRRRVMLRRALLTLVVIVQALVGAYYMASVLPYHGGNLLEQALIGLFTLLFTWITVGFWIGLYGFWLRRIGGDPKSLLRRHADAVLEQTPLARTAIVMPIYNEPVNRTLGGLRTIYRSLESTGQIDQFDFFILSDSREPDVWLSEQAAWQQLCDELGAHGRLFYRRRTLNMNYKSGNVADFLRRWGRSYAYMAVMDADSLMGGDTLLKMVRLMQREPNIGILQSCPTIINAQSLFARVQQFANQVYGPLFSTGLAAMQLGEAAFWGHNAVIRVAPFMRHCGLPHLRGPGLFSGPIASHDFVEAAFMGRAGYEVWLEPELSHSYEESPPSLVDELTRDKRWAKGNLQHLWLMLFERRLRMAHRMAFLNGILSYVASPLWFAFLVLTTIETTRLVLWPPNYFPLQHSPFPLWPEWHPEWAIGLASSVVFLLFFPKLLAIVDVLLSGRRKAHGGFFSLLLSIVTEILVSALLAPIRMLAHTRYVLEAVFNVTLTWAGQNRSDETRWTDALFNQAPGSILAAIWAGFAWWLDPMFFFWSLPVALPLILAAPTSVLLSKVGVGQALRRRRILMVAEEQQGSALLDDLNGHQILPEFGESAVVRAVLDPVMNRVHQATARSHGGGAKHQRLKQLRSRCLEQGPDSLSRAEKNLLLTDRESLSWLHRASWRAPAESYWGRAIDDRIRQVWPVRRDD, translated from the coding sequence ATGACGGCTCAATCCGCACCTGTCGACGTTGTCGATGCGTCTGCCGCCACTCCCTGGCGGCGGCGTGTGATGCTGCGCCGGGCGCTGCTGACCCTGGTGGTCATTGTCCAGGCGCTGGTGGGCGCCTATTACATGGCGTCGGTGCTGCCGTACCACGGTGGCAACCTGCTGGAGCAGGCCCTGATCGGTCTGTTCACGCTGCTGTTCACCTGGATCACGGTGGGATTCTGGATCGGGCTCTACGGCTTCTGGTTGCGCCGTATCGGTGGCGACCCCAAGTCGCTGTTGCGTCGCCATGCCGATGCCGTGCTGGAGCAGACGCCCCTGGCCCGTACTGCCATTGTCATGCCGATCTACAACGAGCCGGTCAACCGGACGCTGGGTGGCCTGCGTACCATCTACCGTTCGCTGGAAAGCACCGGCCAGATCGACCAGTTCGACTTCTTTATCCTGTCCGACAGCCGTGAACCTGATGTCTGGCTGTCCGAGCAGGCCGCCTGGCAGCAATTGTGCGACGAACTGGGTGCCCACGGGCGCCTGTTTTACCGTCGGCGCACCCTGAACATGAACTACAAGAGCGGCAACGTGGCGGACTTCCTGCGCCGCTGGGGCCGTTCCTACGCCTACATGGCGGTCATGGACGCCGACAGCCTGATGGGTGGCGACACCCTGCTGAAAATGGTGCGCCTGATGCAGCGCGAGCCCAATATCGGCATTCTGCAAAGCTGTCCGACGATCATTAATGCCCAGTCCCTGTTCGCAAGGGTGCAGCAGTTCGCCAACCAGGTGTACGGGCCGCTGTTCAGTACCGGTCTTGCCGCCATGCAACTGGGGGAAGCCGCCTTCTGGGGGCATAATGCCGTAATCCGCGTGGCACCCTTTATGCGCCATTGCGGCCTGCCGCACCTGCGCGGTCCGGGCCTGTTCAGCGGGCCCATCGCCAGCCATGACTTTGTCGAAGCGGCCTTTATGGGGCGCGCCGGTTACGAGGTCTGGCTGGAGCCGGAACTGAGCCACTCCTACGAGGAATCGCCGCCCAGCCTGGTGGATGAGCTGACCCGCGACAAGCGCTGGGCCAAGGGTAACCTGCAGCATCTGTGGCTGATGCTGTTCGAGCGGCGCCTGCGCATGGCGCACCGCATGGCGTTCCTCAACGGTATTCTGTCCTACGTGGCCTCGCCGCTGTGGTTCGCCTTCCTGGTGCTGACCACGATCGAGACGACCCGGCTGGTGCTCTGGCCACCCAACTATTTTCCGCTGCAGCACAGCCCGTTTCCGCTCTGGCCCGAATGGCATCCGGAGTGGGCCATCGGTCTGGCCAGCAGCGTGGTGTTCCTGCTGTTCTTCCCCAAGCTGCTCGCCATCGTGGATGTGCTGCTCAGTGGCCGGCGCAAGGCCCATGGCGGCTTTTTCAGCCTGCTGCTGAGCATCGTCACCGAAATACTGGTGTCGGCACTGCTGGCGCCGATCCGCATGCTGGCCCATACCCGCTACGTGCTGGAAGCGGTGTTCAACGTGACCCTTACCTGGGCGGGGCAGAATCGCAGCGATGAAACCCGCTGGACCGATGCGCTGTTCAACCAGGCGCCGGGTTCGATACTGGCGGCCATCTGGGCCGGTTTTGCCTGGTGGCTCGACCCCATGTTCTTTTTCTGGTCACTGCCGGTGGCATTGCCGCTGATCCTGGCGGCGCCGACCTCGGTGCTGTTGAGCAAGGTGGGCGTCGGCCAGGCGTTGCGCCGCAGGCGCATTCTGATGGTGGCCGAAGAGCAGCAGGGCTCAGCCTTGCTGGATGACCTGAACGGCCACCAGATACTGCCGGAATTTGGCGAATCGGCGGTTGTGCGGGCGGTGCTGGATCCGGTGATGAACCGGGTGCACCAGGCCACGGCGCGCTCCCATGGCGGCGGTGCCAAGCATCAGCGTCTGAAGCAGCTGCGCAGTCGCTGTCTTGAGCAGGGGCCGGACAGCCTTAGCCGGGCAGAGAAAAACCTGCTGCTGACCGACCGGGAAAGCCTGTCATGGCTGCACCGGGCGTCCTGGCGGGCGCCGGCCGAGAGCTACTGGGGGCGTGCCATCGATGACCGCATTCGCCAGGTCTGGCCGGTCCGCCGCGACGACTGA
- a CDS encoding glucan biosynthesis protein G — protein MQRILSALALLGAFFPVTVLAAFSFDDVAEKARALAAKPYQAPAAIPKFMQTLSYDDYQNIRFNPDKSLWSESNSRFQVMMVPPGLFYRHAVKMNVIDAQGSHTVPFRKTDFDFADPEVAKRVPANLGYAGFKLTYPLKGEKERNQFMVFAGASYFRGVGRDNTFGISARGLAIDTGLSRGEEFPSFVEFWLERPSPDAHAMTFYGLLDGESAAGAYEFTVYPGKTTRLKVKSRLFPRADIELLGVAPLTSMFYYGENTGRPTGEWRAQVHDSDGLQLLNGNSGEWTWRPLLNPRELEMDYLMTDNVRGFGLLQRDNQFSDYQDLQARYELRPSSWVLTEGDWGPGQVVLTQLPTTNETNDNIVAFWRPQEKVQAGQTLDYSYEVQFGESNLGGNPMGKVMNTFVGDGNVVGGGNAPGAYRVLVDFGGGLLDKQRPRSPILSNVTSLDGGEVLEHFVEYNEALKSWRLSILARPAAKKSLSLRAFLSNGDETLTETWAYRLPANNDIRTAQ, from the coding sequence GTGCAGAGGATTTTGTCTGCCCTGGCGCTGCTGGGTGCCTTTTTTCCAGTGACGGTACTGGCGGCGTTTAGCTTTGACGACGTGGCCGAAAAGGCGCGTGCGCTTGCCGCCAAGCCCTATCAGGCGCCGGCCGCCATCCCCAAGTTCATGCAAACGCTGAGCTATGACGATTACCAGAATATTCGCTTCAATCCGGACAAGAGCCTGTGGAGTGAAAGCAATTCCCGCTTCCAGGTGATGATGGTGCCGCCGGGCCTGTTTTACCGCCATGCGGTGAAAATGAATGTTATCGATGCGCAGGGCAGCCACACGGTGCCCTTTCGCAAAACCGATTTCGACTTTGCCGATCCTGAAGTCGCCAAGCGCGTACCTGCCAATCTGGGGTACGCCGGCTTCAAACTGACCTATCCGCTCAAGGGCGAGAAGGAACGTAACCAGTTCATGGTGTTCGCCGGTGCGAGCTACTTCCGTGGCGTTGGGCGCGACAATACCTTTGGCATCTCTGCCCGTGGTCTGGCCATCGATACCGGCCTGTCCCGCGGCGAGGAGTTTCCGTCCTTCGTCGAGTTCTGGCTGGAGCGGCCGTCCCCCGATGCGCATGCCATGACCTTCTACGGCCTGCTGGATGGAGAGAGCGCGGCCGGCGCCTACGAATTCACCGTGTACCCCGGCAAGACGACACGTCTGAAGGTCAAGTCACGCCTGTTCCCCCGCGCCGATATCGAGCTGCTCGGTGTCGCACCGCTGACCAGCATGTTCTATTACGGTGAAAACACCGGCCGTCCAACGGGCGAGTGGCGCGCCCAGGTGCATGACTCCGATGGCCTGCAGCTGCTCAACGGCAACAGCGGCGAGTGGACCTGGCGTCCGCTGCTGAACCCGCGCGAGCTGGAAATGGACTACCTGATGACCGACAACGTGCGTGGCTTTGGACTGCTGCAGCGCGACAATCAGTTCTCGGACTACCAGGACCTGCAGGCGCGCTACGAGCTGCGTCCCAGCAGCTGGGTGCTGACCGAGGGTGACTGGGGGCCGGGCCAGGTGGTGCTGACCCAGTTGCCGACCACCAACGAGACCAACGACAATATCGTTGCCTTCTGGCGCCCGCAGGAAAAGGTACAGGCTGGCCAGACCCTGGATTACAGCTATGAAGTGCAGTTTGGCGAGTCGAACCTGGGCGGCAACCCCATGGGCAAGGTCATGAATACCTTCGTCGGTGACGGCAATGTGGTCGGAGGCGGCAATGCGCCGGGCGCCTACCGCGTGCTGGTGGACTTTGGTGGCGGCCTGCTCGACAAGCAGCGCCCGCGTTCCCCGATACTGAGCAATGTCACGTCGCTTGACGGTGGCGAGGTGCTGGAACATTTCGTCGAGTACAACGAAGCACTCAAGAGCTGGCGCCTGTCGATCCTGGCGCGCCCGGCGGCGAAAAAGTCACTGTCACTGCGGGCCTTCCTGAGCAACGGCGACGAGACCCTGACGGAAACCTGGGCCTACCGCCTGCCGGCCAATAACGATATTCGGACGGCACAGTAG
- a CDS encoding acyl-CoA dehydrogenase C-terminal domain-containing protein, with translation MPEYKAPLRDIRFAMQELLDFEGHYVRLPGAEEASTDMVDAILEEAGKFASQELSPLNQAGDQGCQLGEAGVETPAGFKQAYARYIEGGWPSLAQAPEFGGQGLPDSLATIVAEINGSANWSWTMYPGLSHGAMATLMTHATEALRDRYLPPLVEGRWTGTMCLTEPQAGSDLGLLRTRAEPNDDGSYAITGTKIFISAGEHDMAENILHIVLARLPDAPAGNKGISLFLVPRYNVADDGSLGEANSLGCGSLEHKMGIHGNATCVMNFDGARGFLLGEPNRGLACMFTFMNNARLFIAQQGICHAELSYQGALAYARDRLQMRSLRGAVAPEKSADPIIVHADVRRMLLTQKAFAEGGRAFSYLCAQLVDLAHGAEDPAERQRAEARLALLIPIAKGFLTEAGVEAASLGIQVFGGHGYIAEWGMEQILRDARIAPIYEGTNGIQALDLLGRKVNGSQGALQQGFAAEVQAFIDAERDNAALADLVIELERQLVRWNALTERLIAEMGQDPAQLGAAAFDYLMYSGYTVLAYIWARSAVTAQQALDGGSSETAFYSAKLSTARFYFRRILPRNEGLAATLTDSADTLLELSEEAFAL, from the coding sequence ATGCCCGAGTATAAAGCGCCGTTGCGTGATATCCGTTTTGCAATGCAGGAACTGCTGGATTTCGAGGGTCACTACGTCCGGCTCCCCGGTGCCGAAGAGGCCAGTACGGACATGGTGGACGCCATTCTGGAGGAGGCGGGCAAGTTTGCCTCCCAGGAGCTGTCACCGCTCAACCAGGCCGGGGACCAGGGGTGCCAGCTGGGCGAGGCGGGGGTGGAAACCCCGGCCGGGTTCAAACAGGCCTATGCACGCTATATCGAGGGCGGCTGGCCGTCCCTGGCCCAGGCGCCGGAGTTTGGCGGCCAGGGGTTGCCCGACTCGCTGGCCACCATCGTGGCGGAAATCAACGGCAGCGCCAACTGGTCCTGGACCATGTACCCGGGCCTGTCCCACGGGGCCATGGCGACCCTGATGACACACGCCACCGAGGCATTGCGTGACCGTTATCTGCCGCCGCTGGTGGAAGGGCGCTGGACCGGCACCATGTGCCTGACCGAGCCCCAGGCAGGTTCGGATCTCGGCCTGCTGCGCACCCGGGCCGAACCCAATGACGACGGCAGCTATGCCATCACGGGCACCAAGATTTTCATTTCCGCCGGTGAGCACGACATGGCGGAGAACATCCTGCATATCGTGCTGGCGCGCCTGCCCGATGCCCCGGCGGGCAACAAAGGCATTTCGCTGTTCCTGGTGCCGCGCTACAACGTTGCGGATGACGGTAGCCTGGGCGAGGCCAACAGCCTGGGCTGTGGTTCGCTGGAACACAAGATGGGTATCCACGGCAACGCCACCTGCGTGATGAACTTTGACGGTGCCCGGGGCTTTTTGCTCGGTGAGCCCAATAGGGGCCTGGCCTGCATGTTTACCTTCATGAACAATGCGCGCCTCTTTATTGCCCAGCAGGGCATCTGTCATGCCGAGCTGTCCTACCAGGGAGCCCTGGCCTACGCCCGTGACCGCCTGCAGATGCGCTCACTGCGCGGTGCGGTTGCGCCTGAGAAAAGCGCCGATCCGATTATCGTGCACGCGGATGTGCGCCGCATGCTGCTGACCCAGAAAGCCTTCGCCGAGGGTGGACGAGCCTTCAGTTATCTCTGTGCCCAGCTGGTGGACCTGGCCCATGGTGCCGAGGACCCGGCCGAACGCCAGCGCGCCGAGGCGCGCCTGGCGCTGCTGATCCCTATTGCCAAGGGCTTTCTGACGGAGGCGGGTGTGGAAGCGGCCAGTCTGGGTATCCAGGTCTTCGGTGGCCACGGCTATATTGCCGAGTGGGGCATGGAGCAGATCCTGCGCGATGCCCGCATAGCGCCCATTTACGAGGGTACCAACGGTATCCAGGCACTGGACCTGCTGGGGCGCAAGGTCAACGGCAGCCAGGGGGCCCTGCAGCAGGGGTTTGCCGCCGAGGTGCAGGCCTTTATCGACGCCGAACGCGATAACGCGGCACTGGCGGATCTAGTGATCGAACTGGAACGCCAGCTGGTGCGCTGGAATGCGCTCACCGAGCGCCTGATTGCCGAAATGGGCCAGGACCCGGCGCAGCTGGGCGCCGCCGCCTTCGATTACCTGATGTACAGCGGCTATACCGTACTGGCCTATATCTGGGCGCGCAGCGCGGTGACGGCGCAGCAGGCGCTCGATGGCGGCAGTAGCGAGACCGCGTTCTACAGTGCCAAGCTCAGTACGGCGCGGTTCTACTTCCGCCGTATCCTGCCGCGCAACGAAGGCCTGGCGGCAACGTTGACAGACAGCGCCGACACCCTGCTGGAACTGTCGGAAGAGGCTTTCGCTTTATAA